A genomic region of Raphanus sativus cultivar WK10039 chromosome 6, ASM80110v3, whole genome shotgun sequence contains the following coding sequences:
- the LOC108838991 gene encoding F-box/kelch-repeat protein At1g57790-like: MSMEMAKEKADENQTWRDLPLELLISVMTNLEIEDNVRASAVCKPWYEAAASVRIVDQPPWLMYFPKSRNSYELYNPSNAKRHAKELPESLAGSKVRYSKDGWLLMCKSFSTDFVLFNPFTMDLVVLPDLELWSGYQLVGFSCAPTSSDCVVLTIKDYDPGHVTIRTCSPGETTWTLMHVSSQFLDAKRNYVVFSNGLFYCLNLRNCVAVFDPSLRSWNVLDIPPPIRPDHIDDESWCEGKFMVGYKGDVFLVCTFGNAEPLVFKLDITRRVWEKKENIGSLTIFASINSCESRTYVQEGMLRNGIYFPKLCGNENRFVNYSFDEGRYRPRGHNVNWGKQRSSENIWIEPPENALELI, encoded by the coding sequence ATGAGCATGGAGATGGCAAAAGAAAAGGCTGATGAGAATCAAACTTGGAGAGACCTTCCCTTAGAGCTTCTCATCTCAGTAATGACTAATCTTGAAATCGAAGACAACGTACGAGCTTCTGCCGTATGCAAACCTTGGTACGAGGCAGCAGCGTCCGTTAGAATCGTAGACCAGCCTCCTTGGCTCATGTACTTCCCAAAATCAAGAAACTCTTACGAGCTTTACAATCCATCAAACGCCAAGAGACATGCAAAGGAGCTGCCTGAATCACTAGCTGGCTCTAAAGTCCGTTACTCTAAAGACGGATGGCTGCTCATGTGCAAAAGCTTTTCAACAGATTTCGTCTTGTTCAATCCATTTACTATGGATCTTGTGGTCTTGCCTGATCTTGAGCTGTGGAGTGGCTACCAGTTAGTGGGATTCTCTTGCGCTCCTACGTCAAGCGATTGTGTTGTGTTAACAATCAAAGACTATGATCCAGGCCATGTTACAATCCGTACATGTAGTCCGGGTGAAACCACGTGGACTTTAATGCACGTCTCGTCTCAGTTTCTTGATGCTAAACGTAACTATGTTGTCTTCTCAAATGGTTTGTTTTACTGTCTAAACTTAAGAAACTGCGTCGCGGTTTTCGATCCGTCTTTACGGAGTTGGAATGTCCTTGACATACCGCCACCGATACGTCCTGATCACATTGATGATGAGAGCTGGTGTGAAGGTAAGTTCATGGTGGGTTACAAAGGAGACGTATTTCTCGTATGTACATTTGGAAATGCAGAGCCGTTGGTGTTTAAACTCGATATTACACGACGTGTTTGGGAGAAGAAGGAAAATATTGGTAGTTTGACGATCTTTGCGAGTATTAATTCATGTGAATCGAGGACGTATGTCCAGGAGGGGATGTTGAGGAACGGTATCTACTTTCCTAAGCTATGTGGCAATGAGAACCGGTTCGTAAATTATTCGTTTGATGAAGGGCGATACCGTCCGCGTGGGCACAATGTTAACTGGGGAAAGCAACGATCTTCTGAGAACATTTGGATCGAGCCTCCTGAGAACGCATTGGAGCTAATATAA